The proteins below come from a single Longimicrobium sp. genomic window:
- the recN gene encoding DNA repair protein RecN — MLSELRIRNFALIDRLSVRLGPGLNVLTGETGAGKSIIVGALSLLLGERASSEVVRSGEDRASIEGVFEVDGREDLARLLDERGIDADDGVIVLKREVAAEGRSRAWVNGSPATASLLGEIGRMLVDLHGQHEHQTLLRRDEQRAILDAYAGTGDLVARVRAAHGALADLRREVADLERRRREALQRADFLRFQADEIEKAALKPGEEDALEDEARRLSHSEELTSLSAQLYDAVTGSDRSILGELGHLSRAVDHLIRIDPAQEGVRELYDTAYYTLQELGERMERYAQTVEHDPRRLDEIRRRQDVIFRLRTKYGGTVDEVLQIGAAARQELDLADGADFELGALQKRMGHAADELARLAAELTERRTEAAARLAEEVSAVLPDLGMTGGRFEVARLPLAEPSAFGAEEIEFRVSLNRGFEPRALSFVASGGEMSRIMLALKTILARLDAIPTLVFDEVDAGIGGRVALQVGDKMREVAAGHQVFAITHLPQIASRATTHLLVSKHERDGRTATEVAMLEDHGRVREIARMLGGDPESAVSLEHARELLERGVAVS; from the coding sequence ATGCTGTCCGAGCTGCGCATCCGCAACTTCGCGCTGATCGATCGGCTCTCCGTCCGCCTCGGCCCGGGCCTGAACGTGCTCACGGGCGAGACCGGGGCGGGGAAGTCGATCATCGTGGGCGCCCTTTCGCTGCTGCTGGGCGAGCGGGCGTCCAGCGAGGTCGTGCGCAGCGGCGAGGACCGCGCGTCCATCGAGGGCGTGTTCGAGGTGGACGGGCGCGAGGACCTGGCGCGGCTCCTGGACGAGCGCGGGATCGACGCCGACGACGGCGTGATCGTGCTGAAGCGCGAGGTGGCCGCCGAGGGGCGCAGCCGCGCGTGGGTGAACGGCTCGCCGGCGACGGCGTCGCTGCTGGGCGAGATCGGGCGGATGCTGGTGGACCTGCACGGCCAGCACGAGCACCAGACGCTGCTGCGCCGCGACGAGCAGCGCGCCATTCTCGACGCGTACGCAGGCACCGGCGACCTGGTCGCCCGCGTCCGCGCGGCGCACGGCGCGCTGGCGGACCTGCGGCGCGAGGTGGCCGACCTGGAGCGCCGCCGCCGCGAGGCGCTGCAGCGCGCCGACTTCCTGCGCTTCCAGGCCGACGAGATCGAGAAGGCGGCGCTGAAGCCGGGCGAGGAAGACGCGCTGGAAGACGAGGCGCGCCGCCTGTCGCACTCCGAGGAGCTCACCTCGCTCTCCGCGCAGCTCTACGACGCCGTCACCGGCTCCGACCGCTCCATCCTGGGCGAGCTGGGGCACCTGAGCCGCGCGGTCGACCACCTGATCCGCATCGACCCGGCGCAGGAGGGGGTGCGCGAGCTGTACGACACCGCGTACTACACCCTCCAGGAGCTGGGCGAGCGGATGGAGCGCTACGCGCAGACGGTGGAGCACGACCCGCGGCGGCTGGACGAGATCCGCCGCCGGCAGGACGTGATCTTCCGCCTGCGCACCAAGTACGGCGGCACGGTCGACGAGGTGCTGCAGATCGGCGCGGCGGCGCGGCAGGAGCTGGACCTGGCCGACGGCGCCGACTTCGAGCTGGGCGCGCTGCAGAAGCGGATGGGCCACGCCGCCGACGAGCTGGCGCGCCTGGCCGCCGAGCTGACGGAGCGGCGCACGGAAGCCGCCGCGCGGCTGGCGGAGGAGGTGAGCGCCGTCCTCCCCGATCTGGGGATGACGGGCGGGCGCTTCGAGGTCGCGCGCCTCCCGCTGGCCGAGCCGTCGGCCTTCGGCGCGGAGGAGATCGAGTTCCGCGTCTCGCTGAACCGCGGCTTCGAGCCGCGCGCGCTCTCGTTCGTGGCCTCGGGCGGCGAGATGTCGCGCATCATGCTGGCGCTGAAGACCATCCTGGCGCGGCTCGACGCCATCCCCACGCTGGTGTTCGACGAGGTGGACGCGGGGATCGGCGGGCGCGTGGCGCTGCAGGTGGGCGACAAGATGCGCGAGGTGGCGGCCGGCCATCAGGTCTTCGCCATCACCCACCTCCCGCAGATCGCGTCGCGCGCCACCACGCACCTGCTGGTCAGCAAGCATGAGCGCGACGGCCGCACCGCCACCGAGGTGGCCATGCTGGAGGACCACGGCCGCGTCCGCGAGATCGCCCGGATGCTGGGCGGCGACCCGGAGAGCGCCGTGTCGCTGGAGCACGCGCGCGAGCTGCTGGAGCGCGGCGTCGCCGTCAGCTGA